A single window of Balaenoptera ricei isolate mBalRic1 chromosome 15, mBalRic1.hap2, whole genome shotgun sequence DNA harbors:
- the SNRPB2 gene encoding U2 small nuclear ribonucleoprotein B'': MDIRPNHTIYINNMNDKIKKEELKRSLYALFSQFGHVVDIVALKTMKMRGQAFVIFKELGSSTNALRQLQGFPFYGKPMRIQYAKTDSDIISKMRGTFADKEKKKEKKKAKTVEQTATTMNKKPGQGTPNSANTQGNAAPNPQVPDYPPNYILFLNNLPEETNEMMLSMLFNQFPGFKEVRLVPGRHDIAFVEFENDGQAGAARDALQGFKITPSHAMKITYAKK; the protein is encoded by the exons ATGGATATCAGACCAAATCACACAATTTATATCAACAATAtgaatgacaaaattaaaaaggaag AATTGAAGAGATCCCTTTATGCCCTGTTTTCTCAGTTTGGCCACGTCGTAGATATTGTAGCTCTAAAGACCATGAAGATGAGGGGGCAAGCTTTTGTTATATTTAAGGAACTGGGCTCATCCACAAATGCCTTGAGACAGTTACAAGGATTTCCATTTTATGGCAAACCGATG cGAATCCAGTATGCAAAAACAGATTCTGATATAATATCTAAAATGCGTGGCACTTTTgctgacaaagaaaagaaaaaagaaaagaaaaaagccaaaacTGTGGAACAGACTGCAACAACCATGAACAAAAAACCTGGTCAG GGAACACCAAATTCAGCTAATACCCAAGGAAATGCAGCACCAAATCCTCag GTCCCTGATTACCCTCCAAACtatattttattccttaataATTTACCAGAAGAGACTAATGAGATGATGTTATCCATGCTGTTTAATCA ATTCCCTGGTTTCAAGGAAGTACGTTTGGTACCTGGGAGGCATGACATTGCTTTTGTTGAATTTGAAAACGATGGACAGGCTGGAGCTGCCAGGGATGCTTTACAGGGATTTAAGATCACACCATCCCATGCCATGAAGATCACCTATGCCAAGAAATGA
- the OTOR gene encoding otoraplin — protein MARLLLLFLPGLVAICAVHGIFMDRLASRKLCADDECVYTISLARAQEDYSAPDCRFINVKKGQWIYVYSKLVKENEAGEFWAGSVYGDQPEDEMGTVGYFPSNLVQEQHVYQEATKEVPTTDIDFFCE, from the exons ATGGCAAGACTATTGTTACTTTTCCTCCCGGGTCTTGTGGCCATATGTGCCGTGCATGGAATATTTATGGACAGACTTGCTTCCAGGAAGCTGTGTGCAGATGACGAGTGTGTCT atacTATTTCTCTGGCCCGAGCTCAAGAAGATTACAGTGCCCCAGACTGTAGATTCATTAACGTTAAAAAAGGGCAGTGGATCTATGTTTACTCAAAGCTggtaaaagaaaatgaagctggagAATTTTGGGCTGGCAGT GTTTATGGCGATCAACCTGAGGATGAGATGGGAACTGTGGGTTATTTCCCCAGCAACTTGGTCCAGGAGCAACATGTGTACCAAGAAGCCACCAAGGAAGTTCCCACCACG gatATTGACTTCTTCTGCGAGTAA